Proteins encoded within one genomic window of Streptomyces sp. NBC_00523:
- a CDS encoding glycoside hydrolase family 13 protein, whose translation MSWWQDMVCYEVYPRAFADSDGDGTGDLAGLTARLEHIRDLGADAVWCTPFYPSPLADGGYDIADYTGVAPDLGTDADAGRLTARAHELGLKLIVDLVPNHTSDRHPWFLDALAAGPGSAERERYLFRAGRGAAGELPPNDWQSAFGGPAWTRVADGEWYCHLHAPEQPDLNWRDPKVRDAFMEVLRHWLDRGVDGFRVDVAHALFKAEGLPDAGPGQHTDPLRNHLMPYYDQEELHPLYREWRALLDTHPAPPGAVAPHDRVMVAESAVFDPARLGRYIRPDEMHQAFNFAFLEAAWDAAELRRVIDDSFGVPGAAVTWLLSSHDAVRPVTRYGSLARARAAALLMLALPGSAYLYQGEELGLPQAEVPADRILDPLWERSGRTERGRDGARVPLPWSGAQAPYGFTTADAGATWLPQPEGWAGLTVAAQESDPGSTLALYRAALRLRRAHPAPDPAAPPVWLSEPGVPVLAFRRGELVCAVNLGAGPVRTPGRPLLSSGPLDGDLLPPDTAVWFLAPPSSRTAPGDTDDDARD comes from the coding sequence ATGAGCTGGTGGCAGGACATGGTCTGCTACGAGGTCTACCCCCGGGCCTTCGCCGACTCGGACGGGGACGGCACGGGCGACCTGGCGGGCCTGACCGCGCGCCTGGAACACATCAGGGACCTGGGCGCGGACGCCGTGTGGTGCACCCCGTTCTACCCGTCCCCGCTGGCCGACGGCGGCTACGACATCGCGGACTACACGGGGGTCGCCCCGGACCTGGGGACGGACGCGGACGCCGGGCGGCTGACCGCCCGCGCCCATGAGCTGGGCCTCAAGCTCATCGTGGACCTCGTCCCGAACCACACGTCGGACCGCCACCCGTGGTTCCTGGACGCGCTCGCGGCGGGCCCGGGATCGGCGGAGCGGGAGAGGTACCTGTTCCGGGCGGGCCGGGGCGCGGCGGGCGAACTGCCGCCGAACGACTGGCAGTCGGCGTTCGGCGGGCCCGCCTGGACGCGGGTCGCGGACGGCGAGTGGTACTGCCATCTGCACGCCCCCGAGCAGCCCGACCTGAACTGGCGCGACCCGAAGGTGCGGGACGCGTTCATGGAGGTTCTGCGCCACTGGCTCGACCGGGGTGTGGACGGCTTCCGGGTGGACGTTGCGCACGCCCTGTTCAAGGCGGAGGGCCTGCCGGACGCGGGGCCCGGGCAGCACACCGACCCGCTGCGCAACCACCTGATGCCGTACTACGACCAGGAGGAGCTGCACCCGCTGTACCGCGAGTGGCGGGCGCTCCTCGACACCCATCCGGCGCCCCCGGGTGCGGTGGCGCCGCACGACCGGGTGATGGTCGCGGAGTCGGCCGTCTTCGATCCGGCGCGGCTGGGCCGCTACATCCGGCCCGACGAGATGCACCAGGCGTTCAACTTCGCCTTCCTGGAAGCGGCGTGGGACGCGGCGGAGCTGCGCCGCGTCATCGACGACTCGTTCGGTGTGCCGGGCGCGGCCGTCACCTGGCTGCTCTCCAGCCATGACGCGGTGCGTCCGGTCACCCGGTACGGCTCGCTCGCGCGGGCCCGCGCCGCCGCGCTGCTGATGCTGGCGCTGCCGGGCTCCGCGTACCTCTACCAGGGCGAGGAGCTGGGCCTTCCCCAGGCCGAGGTGCCGGCCGACCGCATCCTCGATCCGCTGTGGGAGCGGTCCGGACGCACCGAGCGCGGGCGCGACGGGGCGCGGGTGCCGCTGCCGTGGTCCGGCGCGCAAGCCCCGTACGGCTTCACCACGGCGGATGCCGGGGCCACCTGGCTGCCGCAGCCCGAGGGCTGGGCCGGGCTCACCGTCGCCGCGCAGGAGTCGGACCCCGGCTCGACCCTCGCCCTGTACCGGGCGGCGCTGCGGCTGCGGCGCGCCCATCCGGCCCCGGATCCGGCGGCGCCGCCCGTCTGGCTCTCGGAGCCGGGCGTGCCCGTCCTGGCCTTCCGCCGCGGCGAGCTGGTGTGCGCCGTCAATCTGGGCGCCGGGCCCGTACGTACGCCCGGCCGCCCGCTGCTCAGCAGTGGACCGCTCGACGGGGACTTGCTGCCGCCCGACACGGCCGTGTGGTTCCTCGCCCCGCCCTCTTCCCGTACCGCCCCTGGAGACACCGATGACGACGCCCGTGACTGA